The following are from one region of the Stanieria cyanosphaera PCC 7437 genome:
- a CDS encoding cupin domain-containing protein, which translates to MIIDPQKISGQRSSNYPQQFQTYISGRIKKKLGNFAGLKNFGVNLVTLEPGSRSALRHWHTKQDEFIYILFGEATLVTNAGEQILPAGMAAGFPAGEADGHHLLNRSNANVVYIEIGDRTPEDTVDYPDEDLMAKDQDGVWIFTHKNGSVYDS; encoded by the coding sequence ATGATTATCGATCCGCAAAAGATATCAGGTCAGAGAAGTTCTAATTATCCCCAACAATTTCAAACTTATATCTCAGGAAGAATTAAGAAAAAACTCGGAAATTTCGCAGGGTTAAAAAATTTTGGAGTTAACTTAGTAACACTTGAACCAGGAAGTCGTTCTGCGCTAAGGCATTGGCATACTAAACAAGATGAATTTATTTATATTTTGTTTGGTGAAGCTACTTTAGTTACTAATGCTGGCGAACAAATTTTACCAGCGGGAATGGCAGCAGGATTTCCAGCAGGAGAAGCTGATGGACATCATTTGCTAAATCGTTCTAATGCAAATGTAGTTTATATAGAGATTGGAGATAGAACGCCAGAAGATACAGTTGATTATCCTGATGAGGATCTGATGGCAAAAGATCAAGATGGTGTTTGGATTTTTACTCACAAAAATGGCAGCGTTTATGATTCTTAG
- a CDS encoding ABC transporter ATP-binding protein yields the protein MAKVVVENVYKSYSRREGEENFTPVATESLVASSSQLSSTQTKSSSKSSPQVNVLRNINFTVDDGEFMVLVGPSGCGKSTLLRIIAGLEELTAGNIWIGKSLVNDLPPKARDIAMVFQNYALYPHLKVYDNIAFGLRRTSSQKGRTGEGGQKNNSKMISKWLEKLLVSATRSLPRNFRYLSATEKEIDRQIKSVASLLQIETLLHRLPKELSGGQKQRVALGRAIARNPQVFLMDEPLSNLDAKLRADTRAQIVKLQRQLGTTTIYVTHDQTEAMTMGDRIAVMNQGKIQQIAPPLEIYHQPANRFVAEFIGSPPMNFLPVEWVAPLTLKHPQFSLTLPPHWSQPLQAYQGRSLLLGVRPQHFYLSDASQENFRAIIDLVEALGNETYISVHLAEDINCNLQIRIPTEQFVCTGKSINVSIDVNKIHLFVGDSGESILLNS from the coding sequence GTGGCAAAAGTTGTTGTCGAAAACGTTTACAAAAGCTACTCTCGTCGTGAAGGAGAAGAAAATTTTACTCCTGTGGCGACAGAATCACTGGTTGCTTCTTCCTCTCAATTAAGTTCTACTCAAACTAAGTCTTCTAGCAAAAGTTCTCCTCAAGTAAATGTGTTGCGGAATATTAATTTTACCGTCGACGATGGGGAGTTTATGGTTTTGGTTGGTCCTTCTGGTTGCGGGAAAAGTACCCTATTACGGATTATCGCAGGTTTAGAAGAGTTAACTGCAGGTAATATTTGGATCGGGAAAAGTTTGGTTAACGATCTGCCACCTAAAGCTAGAGATATCGCGATGGTGTTTCAAAATTACGCTCTTTATCCCCATCTCAAAGTTTATGATAATATCGCCTTTGGTTTGCGACGGACTTCTTCTCAGAAAGGGAGAACAGGAGAAGGGGGGCAGAAAAACAATAGTAAGATGATCTCTAAATGGTTAGAGAAATTATTAGTTAGTGCAACTCGTTCTTTACCAAGAAATTTCCGTTATCTTTCAGCTACAGAAAAAGAAATTGATCGACAAATTAAATCTGTGGCAAGTTTATTACAAATAGAAACTTTACTTCATCGCTTACCAAAAGAACTATCGGGTGGACAAAAACAAAGGGTAGCATTAGGAAGAGCGATCGCTCGTAATCCCCAAGTGTTCCTGATGGACGAACCTTTATCCAATTTAGACGCTAAATTAAGAGCAGATACCCGCGCTCAAATCGTGAAATTACAAAGACAATTAGGCACAACTACTATTTACGTTACTCACGATCAAACCGAAGCTATGACCATGGGCGATCGCATTGCAGTAATGAATCAGGGTAAAATTCAACAAATTGCCCCACCTTTAGAAATTTATCATCAACCTGCTAATCGCTTTGTCGCAGAATTTATTGGTTCACCACCGATGAATTTTCTGCCAGTAGAATGGGTTGCACCTTTAACTTTAAAACATCCGCAATTTTCTCTTACTTTACCTCCTCATTGGAGTCAACCTCTCCAAGCTTATCAAGGTAGATCTTTATTATTAGGGGTTCGTCCTCAACATTTTTACCTTAGTGATGCGAGTCAAGAAAATTTTAGGGCGATCATAGATTTAGTTGAAGCTTTGGGCAATGAAACCTATATTTCGGTTCATTTAGCAGAAGATATTAACTGTAACTTACAAATCAGAATTCCTACAGAACAATTTGTTTGTACAGGTAAATCTATCAATGTATCGATTGACGTAAATAAAATCCATCTTTTTGTAGGGGATAGTGGAGAGTCAATTTTGTTAAATAGTTAA
- a CDS encoding type II toxin-antitoxin system HicB family antitoxin: MQYLIVIETTETGYSAYSPDLPGCVSTGATREELEQNMREAIEFHLDGLKAENLEIPQPTTSSAYVEVAA; encoded by the coding sequence ATGCAATATTTAATTGTGATTGAAACAACAGAAACTGGTTATTCTGCCTATTCTCCCGATTTACCAGGTTGTGTTTCCACTGGCGCAACTCGTGAGGAATTAGAACAAAATATGCGTGAAGCGATTGAATTTCATCTTGATGGATTGAAGGCAGAGAATTTAGAAATTCCACAACCCACAACCTCATCAGCTTATGTAGAAGTTGCAGCCTAA
- a CDS encoding type II toxin-antitoxin system HicA family toxin, with protein sequence MKVRDIIKLIEQDGWYLARTRGSHRQYKHPIKSGLVTVPGKLSDDLAVGTLNSILKQAGLK encoded by the coding sequence ATGAAAGTTAGAGATATAATCAAACTAATCGAACAAGATGGATGGTATCTAGCTCGAACGCGAGGCAGCCATCGTCAATACAAACATCCTATTAAATCGGGTTTGGTCACTGTACCAGGAAAACTAAGTGACGATTTGGCTGTAGGAACACTAAACAGCATATTAAAACAAGCGGGTTTGAAATAA
- a CDS encoding ArsR/SmtB family transcription factor, which yields MSTNPTRENTSKPPEFLAPVADYFKVLSEVSRLQILSCLRAGPMNVSEIGEATGLGQANLSKHLKMLTEAEILSRQPQGVSVYYEIKDPMIFELCELVCDRLYERMQEQAKRFKQLNTFSISSK from the coding sequence ATGTCCACTAATCCTACTCGTGAAAACACCTCAAAGCCTCCAGAATTTCTTGCTCCAGTTGCTGATTATTTTAAAGTGCTTTCAGAAGTGAGTAGGTTACAAATATTAAGTTGCTTGAGAGCCGGACCAATGAATGTCAGTGAAATCGGTGAAGCAACGGGTTTAGGACAGGCAAATTTATCAAAACATTTAAAAATGTTGACCGAAGCAGAAATCCTGTCTCGTCAACCTCAAGGAGTGAGTGTCTACTATGAAATTAAAGACCCCATGATTTTTGAGTTATGCGAGTTAGTTTGCGATCGCCTTTACGAACGGATGCAGGAACAGGCAAAAAGATTTAAACAATTAAATACTTTTAGCATTTCTTCTAAATAG
- the rplJ gene encoding 50S ribosomal protein L10: MGRTLANKQEIVTELKEILKESQMAFVIDYEGLSVAEITDLRNRLRPAGATCKITKNTLMNIAIEGDENWQPMQQFLSNASAFLLAGEEVGAAVKAYKEFQKATKKTELRGGVMEGQALTKEQVEALGDLPSKEELYAQIAGALNALATKIAVGVKEVPASLARGIKAVSEKEDQAAA, translated from the coding sequence ATGGGAAGAACCCTTGCCAACAAGCAAGAAATCGTAACTGAGCTTAAAGAGATCTTAAAAGAATCTCAAATGGCTTTTGTGATCGATTATGAAGGGTTGTCAGTAGCAGAAATAACTGACTTACGTAATCGTCTGCGTCCTGCTGGTGCTACTTGCAAAATCACCAAAAACACCCTCATGAATATTGCCATTGAGGGAGACGAAAACTGGCAACCTATGCAGCAGTTTTTGAGTAATGCTTCTGCTTTCCTGCTTGCAGGAGAAGAAGTAGGTGCTGCTGTTAAAGCTTATAAAGAATTCCAGAAAGCCACCAAAAAAACCGAATTACGGGGTGGTGTTATGGAAGGGCAAGCCTTAACTAAAGAACAAGTTGAGGCGTTAGGAGATCTACCTTCTAAAGAAGAACTCTACGCGCAAATTGCTGGCGCACTCAATGCACTGGCGACCAAGATTGCTGTCGGAGTCAAGGAAGTTCCTGCTTCTTTGGCGCGTGGTATCAAAGCAGTATCGGAAAAAGAAGACCAAGCTGCTGCCTAA
- a CDS encoding iron-containing redox enzyme family protein has product MITDVNPHTLIKKVKHHTSPTVENRDFLVAENQLIELLTLEELDKYLTQSPERVEKLEAAIATALPLAYADPLTPGDANAHRFLQRVLYRINRLNLFWYDDLNHYQNERSFYLQWIRDRIESVWQAWELAQIDIETLKQQDVKQTLTEWGEADLNPPITENRSFLRKEIDREGYRWLLAIASLDGLVEASRMSRILGGASNEVQATLIRVLLEEYGNGRLSRKHSTFFAKMMAEMALNTEPEGYFDLAPWELLASINHNFLLTECKRHFLRYNGGLTYFEIVGPSIYTDYLIAAQRLNLSEDSSGYWTLHIREDERHGQWMLQDVALPLAEQYPDNAWEILLGYAQEKLIGERAGKAVIQCIKQAENPLPVIPSA; this is encoded by the coding sequence ATGATTACAGATGTCAATCCTCACACTTTGATCAAAAAAGTTAAACATCATACCTCACCTACGGTTGAAAACCGAGATTTTCTCGTTGCAGAAAACCAACTCATTGAATTATTAACGTTAGAAGAGTTAGATAAATATCTTACTCAATCTCCTGAGCGAGTTGAGAAATTGGAAGCAGCGATCGCAACTGCCCTTCCCCTGGCTTATGCCGATCCTTTAACACCTGGAGATGCAAACGCTCATCGATTTTTACAGCGAGTTTTGTACCGTATTAATCGCCTCAATTTATTCTGGTACGATGATTTAAATCATTATCAAAATGAGAGATCGTTTTATTTACAGTGGATACGCGATCGCATTGAATCGGTATGGCAGGCTTGGGAACTGGCTCAGATAGATATTGAAACTCTTAAACAGCAGGATGTAAAACAAACTTTAACAGAATGGGGTGAGGCAGATCTAAATCCTCCAATAACAGAAAATCGAAGTTTCTTACGGAAAGAAATAGATCGAGAAGGATATCGATGGTTATTAGCGATCGCATCTCTGGACGGTTTAGTAGAAGCTAGTCGGATGTCTCGAATCCTTGGGGGAGCTAGTAATGAAGTTCAAGCAACCTTGATTCGAGTTTTGCTAGAAGAATATGGCAATGGTCGTCTCTCACGCAAGCATTCCACCTTTTTTGCCAAAATGATGGCTGAAATGGCGTTAAATACAGAACCAGAAGGATATTTTGATCTAGCTCCCTGGGAATTGCTTGCCAGCATTAATCACAACTTTTTACTCACTGAATGCAAACGTCACTTTCTGCGTTACAACGGTGGATTGACTTACTTTGAAATTGTTGGTCCGTCTATCTACACAGATTATCTAATAGCTGCTCAAAGATTGAACCTCAGCGAAGACTCATCAGGGTATTGGACTTTGCACATTCGGGAAGATGAACGACACGGACAGTGGATGTTGCAGGATGTAGCTCTTCCCCTCGCAGAGCAATATCCCGACAACGCCTGGGAAATTTTGCTTGGCTATGCCCAGGAAAAGTTGATTGGAGAACGTGCTGGTAAAGCGGTTATTCAATGCATCAAACAAGCAGAGAATCCTCTTCCTGTTATTCCTTCGGCGTAA
- a CDS encoding type II toxin-antitoxin system HicB family antitoxin, which translates to MKIFTSIVERDLDTNFYVGYIPGFKGAHSQGKTLDELKENIREVIEMLLEDENIIFDREFVGTQQIVV; encoded by the coding sequence ATGAAAATATTTACCTCAATTGTTGAGCGAGATTTGGATACTAATTTTTACGTTGGTTATATCCCAGGATTTAAAGGCGCACATTCTCAGGGAAAAACTTTAGACGAGTTAAAGGAAAATATACGAGAAGTAATTGAAATGTTGTTAGAAGATGAAAATATAATCTTTGACAGAGAGTTTGTAGGTACACAACAGATTGTGGTCTAA
- a CDS encoding glycoside hydrolase family 13 protein, whose amino-acid sequence MTIKTPDWVKNAVFYQIFPDRFAIGSQTPKGHWQASSLEGWDATPTLQGYKGGNLWGVIEKLDYLKDLGITAIYFTPIFQSASNHRYHTHDYYQIDPMLGGNVAFQALIEAAHQKDIKVILDGVFNHASRGFFFFNDILENGPYSPWLDWFKIHGWPLSAYDGSKPANYEGWLDNRALPVFNHDNEQAREYIMQVGEYWIHQGIDGWRLDVPEEIKTPGFWQEFRTRIKAINPEAYIVGEIWFDASEWLDGTQFDGVMNYMFAVPTIAFVAGDRFRRECSQFHYHPYPGISAEEYASKIKNLLHLYPWEIQLTQLNLLDSHDTARLITSLGGDQKSVELATILLFTFPGAPSIFYGDEVGLIGAKDPDSRRGFPRQEKWDLEVLNYHRKLISLRNQYPALRTGNYQILSAEDSVYVFARSLEQETIIVAINTDSDAQRVNFSTSGLQSTPSHLLYGDAQISWQSVEEQNYLELTIPPQSGLIIG is encoded by the coding sequence ATGACAATTAAAACCCCAGATTGGGTCAAAAATGCCGTTTTTTACCAAATTTTCCCCGACCGATTTGCGATCGGTTCTCAAACTCCTAAAGGACATTGGCAAGCATCGAGTTTAGAAGGTTGGGATGCTACTCCGACACTTCAAGGTTATAAAGGTGGGAATTTATGGGGAGTAATTGAAAAACTTGATTATCTTAAAGATTTGGGAATTACAGCAATTTACTTTACTCCTATTTTTCAATCTGCCTCCAATCATCGCTACCACACTCACGATTATTACCAAATCGATCCGATGTTGGGCGGTAATGTCGCTTTTCAAGCGTTAATTGAGGCTGCTCATCAAAAAGATATTAAAGTAATTTTAGATGGAGTTTTTAACCATGCTAGTCGTGGCTTTTTCTTTTTTAATGATATTCTCGAAAACGGCCCTTATTCTCCTTGGTTAGATTGGTTTAAAATTCATGGTTGGCCTTTATCTGCTTATGATGGTAGTAAACCTGCTAATTATGAAGGATGGTTGGATAATCGCGCGTTACCTGTATTTAACCACGATAATGAGCAAGCCAGAGAATATATTATGCAGGTAGGGGAATATTGGATTCATCAAGGAATCGATGGTTGGCGATTAGATGTTCCCGAGGAAATTAAAACTCCTGGTTTTTGGCAAGAATTTCGGACTCGGATCAAAGCAATTAACCCCGAAGCTTATATTGTTGGTGAAATTTGGTTTGATGCTAGTGAGTGGTTGGATGGAACGCAATTTGATGGGGTAATGAACTATATGTTTGCTGTACCAACCATTGCTTTTGTTGCAGGCGATCGCTTTAGAAGAGAATGTTCTCAGTTTCATTATCACCCTTATCCAGGTATTTCTGCCGAAGAATATGCGAGCAAAATTAAAAATTTACTTCATTTATATCCTTGGGAAATTCAATTAACTCAACTCAATTTATTAGATAGTCACGATACTGCTAGATTAATTACCTCTTTGGGAGGTGACCAAAAAAGTGTTGAATTAGCAACTATTCTTTTATTTACTTTTCCTGGTGCGCCTAGTATTTTTTATGGAGATGAAGTAGGTTTGATTGGAGCGAAAGATCCTGATAGTCGTCGTGGTTTTCCTCGACAAGAAAAGTGGGATTTAGAAGTATTAAATTATCATCGTAAATTAATTTCTCTTCGCAATCAATATCCTGCTTTACGGACTGGCAATTATCAGATTTTATCTGCCGAAGATTCAGTTTATGTCTTTGCTCGCTCCTTAGAACAAGAAACAATTATTGTGGCAATTAATACTGATTCTGATGCTCAGCGAGTTAATTTTTCTACCTCTGGTTTGCAGTCAACTCCCAGTCATTTACTTTATGGAGATGCTCAAATTAGTTGGCAATCAGTTGAAGAACAAAATTATCTCGAATTAACTATTCCTCCCCAGAGTGGCTTAATTATTGGATAA
- a CDS encoding SAM-dependent methyltransferase, whose product MTATLNLATAPGHQTLAAAGKKILRPGGRKATEQLFTWANFQPGETVLELAASFGESAISLAKRFDVRVVGIEKNPESVAKARENIKNAGLEDRITIIEGDIFHLDKITEKFDYVLAEAILTMQSPAGKAKVLQAIHNHLQQSGKFLSHELLVKGNKSAVYQTLSQAIRVNSQPLTVEEWQSVCATAGLTVQQQQTGAMGLLNLGQMIRDEGIFGTLKICWKILTNAPLRQRVWQMRRSFQKHQRDLGYIVFMSTVKM is encoded by the coding sequence ATGACAGCCACTCTAAATCTTGCCACTGCACCTGGTCATCAAACTTTAGCAGCAGCAGGTAAAAAGATTTTACGTCCTGGGGGAAGAAAAGCCACCGAACAACTATTTACTTGGGCTAATTTCCAACCAGGAGAAACAGTATTAGAATTAGCAGCTAGTTTTGGCGAAAGTGCTATCTCCCTAGCGAAACGTTTTGATGTTCGGGTTGTGGGAATCGAAAAAAATCCCGAAAGTGTTGCTAAAGCCAGAGAAAACATTAAAAATGCTGGTTTAGAAGATCGGATAACAATTATTGAGGGTGATATCTTTCATTTAGATAAGATTACAGAAAAGTTTGATTATGTCTTAGCTGAAGCTATTCTTACGATGCAATCACCAGCAGGAAAGGCAAAAGTTTTACAAGCAATTCATAATCATCTTCAACAGAGTGGCAAATTCTTATCTCATGAACTTTTGGTTAAAGGTAACAAGTCAGCAGTTTATCAAACTCTATCTCAAGCAATTCGGGTTAATTCTCAGCCGTTAACTGTAGAAGAATGGCAGTCTGTTTGTGCTACTGCTGGTTTAACTGTACAACAACAGCAGACAGGTGCAATGGGACTGTTAAATTTAGGGCAAATGATTCGAGATGAAGGAATTTTCGGCACATTAAAAATTTGCTGGAAGATTTTGACTAATGCACCTTTACGTCAGAGAGTTTGGCAGATGCGTCGCAGTTTTCAAAAACATCAACGGGATTTAGGTTACATCGTTTTTATGTCAACAGTAAAAATGTAG
- a CDS encoding LysE family translocator produces the protein MQSSMTFSSIVALFGAMIVLASIPSVSVLAVSTRSATSGFIHGVFTTIGIVLGDIFFIIIAIWGLSFLAETMGSLFVFIKYLGGIYLIFLGIRLCRSKVKDFQTQEVVKSSLMSSFLTGLLITLGDQKATLFYLGFFPAFLDLSQVSYFDTGIIIGITIVAVGGVKLGYAFMADRARLLISSKTRKIMNLVAGSVMIAVGLFLITKP, from the coding sequence ATGCAAAGCAGTATGACATTTAGCAGCATAGTTGCATTATTTGGCGCCATGATTGTTCTGGCTTCTATTCCCAGTGTGAGTGTCTTGGCAGTCTCCACTCGATCTGCTACATCTGGATTTATTCATGGTGTTTTCACGACTATAGGAATAGTGCTTGGTGATATTTTTTTCATCATCATAGCGATTTGGGGTTTGTCGTTTCTTGCTGAAACGATGGGCAGTTTATTTGTTTTTATAAAATACTTAGGTGGAATTTATTTAATCTTTCTGGGAATAAGATTATGTAGATCAAAAGTCAAGGATTTTCAGACACAGGAAGTTGTTAAATCTTCTTTAATGTCTAGTTTTTTGACCGGATTGTTGATTACATTAGGCGATCAAAAAGCTACCTTGTTTTATCTTGGTTTTTTTCCAGCTTTTCTCGATCTTTCTCAAGTATCTTATTTTGATACTGGCATCATTATTGGTATTACTATAGTTGCCGTAGGCGGTGTAAAGCTTGGCTATGCATTTATGGCTGATAGAGCTAGATTATTAATTAGTTCTAAAACAAGGAAAATAATGAATCTTGTTGCAGGCAGTGTGATGATTGCTGTGGGATTATTTTTAATAACAAAGCCTTAA
- the rplL gene encoding 50S ribosomal protein L7/L12, translating to MSAATDEILEKLKSLSLLEAAELVKQIEEAFGVSAAAPAGGMMMMAPGAGGGAAEAEEEKTEFDVILDEVPADKKIAVLKVVRTLTGLGLKEAKELVESTPKPIKEGVPKDDAEDTKKKLEEAGAKVTVK from the coding sequence ATGTCTGCTGCAACTGATGAAATTCTCGAAAAGCTAAAATCTTTATCTCTGTTAGAAGCTGCTGAACTAGTTAAGCAAATTGAAGAAGCCTTTGGTGTTAGTGCTGCTGCTCCTGCTGGTGGCATGATGATGATGGCTCCTGGTGCTGGTGGCGGTGCTGCGGAAGCTGAAGAAGAGAAAACTGAATTTGACGTTATTCTCGATGAAGTTCCTGCTGATAAGAAAATTGCTGTTCTTAAAGTGGTACGGACTCTCACTGGTTTAGGTTTGAAAGAAGCTAAAGAATTAGTTGAATCTACACCTAAACCCATCAAAGAAGGTGTACCCAAAGACGACGCAGAAGACACCAAGAAGAAATTGGAAGAAGCTGGTGCCAAAGTTACTGTTAAGTAA
- a CDS encoding class I SAM-dependent methyltransferase produces the protein MNKSLLTSDTVVEVNSPNQVFFCPEESQFYAQCLEKMVLSQNISDHFIVEFGSGDGSPVIQALLKSSFIGIIQGYELNLDAYQLAQLKIKQYGLDSYYKVDNSCFFANSHKKARCLIANPPYLPAPDNQLYMPSLHGGHDGASITKRLLAQGYEQVMLMISAYSNPVDTVNYATKLGYQVVDFMISPLKFGYYSCEPKVRNTITQLQRKRKAFFSENIYFLAGVLFQQKSSQTPCLAKEFLKVMTVL, from the coding sequence ATGAACAAAAGTCTTTTAACCTCCGATACTGTAGTTGAGGTTAATTCTCCCAATCAAGTTTTCTTCTGTCCTGAAGAATCTCAATTCTATGCTCAATGCCTAGAAAAAATGGTGCTATCTCAAAATATCTCAGACCACTTCATCGTTGAATTTGGCTCTGGAGATGGTAGCCCTGTTATTCAAGCACTTCTAAAAAGTTCTTTTATAGGAATTATTCAAGGATACGAATTAAATCTAGACGCTTATCAGTTAGCTCAATTAAAAATTAAGCAATATGGTCTTGATTCCTATTATAAAGTTGACAACAGTTGTTTTTTTGCCAATTCTCATAAAAAAGCTCGTTGTTTGATTGCTAATCCTCCTTACCTTCCAGCACCAGATAACCAGCTTTATATGCCATCTCTGCATGGAGGACATGATGGAGCAAGCATTACCAAACGGCTTCTTGCCCAGGGCTATGAACAAGTAATGCTGATGATTTCGGCATACTCAAATCCAGTTGATACGGTGAACTACGCCACTAAACTAGGCTACCAGGTGGTTGATTTTATGATTTCTCCTCTTAAGTTTGGCTATTACAGTTGTGAACCTAAAGTTAGAAATACTATTACACAATTGCAGCGTAAGCGTAAGGCATTCTTCTCAGAGAACATTTACTTTCTAGCAGGAGTTCTTTTTCAACAAAAAAGTTCTCAAACTCCCTGTCTTGCAAAAGAATTTTTGAAAGTAATGACGGTATTGTAG
- a CDS encoding globin domain-containing protein — translation MSNGLASVNNSFTATLKDLIEYPKQGILSKVLLKDNNCQYTLFCLAKGTEIDEHTSTRNAVVTVIEGQGILTLNNEEIALNSGVFVFMPANAPHALQAKENLAFLLTLSEHPHPKNQVSQKTIDIVKSTAPLLKQHGEKITKKMYEIMFRNHPEVKEQFDMSAQANGSQPAKLATAVYSYATQIDNLSALQSMVEKIAHRHVATYVQPEQYAIVGESLLQAIKDVLGDAATKEVMTAWTEAYQVLAEVFINREQQIYCRNNS, via the coding sequence ATGAGTAATGGATTAGCTTCAGTAAACAATTCATTTACTGCTACTTTAAAAGATTTGATTGAATATCCCAAACAAGGTATTCTCAGTAAAGTTTTACTCAAAGATAATAACTGTCAATACACTCTTTTCTGTTTAGCTAAAGGTACAGAAATCGACGAACATACTTCAACTAGGAATGCAGTAGTTACAGTAATTGAAGGACAAGGAATTTTAACTTTAAACAATGAAGAAATTGCTTTGAACTCAGGTGTATTTGTTTTTATGCCTGCCAATGCACCTCATGCTTTACAAGCTAAAGAAAATCTTGCTTTTTTACTGACTCTTTCCGAACATCCACACCCCAAAAATCAAGTTAGTCAAAAAACAATTGACATTGTTAAATCTACAGCACCTCTCCTCAAACAGCATGGCGAAAAAATCACGAAGAAGATGTATGAAATTATGTTCCGCAACCATCCAGAAGTGAAAGAACAATTTGATATGTCTGCCCAAGCTAATGGTTCTCAACCTGCCAAACTTGCTACTGCGGTTTATAGTTATGCTACTCAGATTGATAATTTGTCAGCGTTGCAATCAATGGTAGAAAAAATTGCCCATCGTCATGTGGCAACTTATGTTCAACCAGAACAATATGCCATTGTTGGAGAAAGTTTATTACAGGCAATCAAAGATGTTTTGGGAGATGCTGCCACGAAAGAAGTAATGACCGCTTGGACAGAAGCTTATCAAGTATTAGCTGAAGTTTTTATTAACCGAGAACAACAAATCTATTGTAGGAACAATTCATAA
- a CDS encoding serine/threonine-protein kinase: MLPKSQNSANLSEQFYHNGLEISPFIESIHQELLPHLEIESVEPYNPVVVHHLPQPWQLIGTGNYAGVFYHPNYIDLVVKIYAPGRLGWTEELEVYRRLGSHPAFSQCFYAEEGFLVLKRLYGVTLYDCLHRGLKIPPQVIKDIDQALKYIQEQGMYPHDVHGRNVMMYEGRGLVVDVSDFLREQPCRAWDDLKKAYYLIYLPFLYWLPLPIPYFILDLVRKSYRLFRRLTLRGV, translated from the coding sequence ATGTTGCCCAAATCACAAAATTCTGCTAACCTTTCTGAGCAATTTTATCATAATGGATTAGAAATTTCCCCTTTCATCGAAAGTATTCATCAAGAATTACTTCCCCATTTAGAAATAGAAAGTGTCGAGCCTTATAATCCTGTAGTCGTTCATCATCTTCCTCAACCTTGGCAACTAATAGGAACAGGAAATTATGCAGGAGTATTTTATCATCCTAATTATATCGATCTCGTAGTCAAAATTTATGCTCCTGGACGTTTGGGTTGGACAGAAGAATTAGAAGTTTATCGTCGTCTAGGTTCTCACCCAGCTTTTTCCCAATGTTTTTATGCAGAAGAAGGTTTTTTAGTTTTGAAGAGATTATATGGAGTAACTCTTTACGATTGTTTGCATCGTGGGTTAAAAATTCCGCCACAAGTTATCAAAGATATCGACCAAGCTTTAAAATATATTCAAGAGCAAGGTATGTATCCTCACGATGTTCACGGACGTAATGTGATGATGTACGAAGGCAGAGGATTAGTTGTAGATGTCTCTGATTTTCTTCGCGAACAACCTTGTCGAGCATGGGATGATTTAAAAAAAGCTTATTATTTAATCTATTTGCCTTTTCTTTATTGGCTTCCGCTACCAATCCCTTACTTTATCTTAGATTTAGTTCGTAAAAGCTACCGACTTTTTCGTCGCTTAACACTTCGTGGTGTTTAG